Proteins from one Nicotiana tabacum cultivar K326 chromosome 23, ASM71507v2, whole genome shotgun sequence genomic window:
- the LOC107795563 gene encoding protein LURP-one-related 11-like, translating to MAKVYSNKSNLSTISSSSSISSNSYMSPRREIFTLWMKSLVYHGNGCTVYDSKGQIVYRIDNYNIKRSKEVHLMDSNGRVLFSIRNRKVPVFGHWDGYKWSYEGVTSKEIPWFQVKKIHNVLREDNMNYYNVILGCNQAEANCYNIILGIKSIKIVTQVSRLVAEVKQKQATSGVLFGSDVLTLVVEPHVDNSLVMALVTVCGLIHHKI from the exons ATGGCTAAAGTTTACTCTAACAAGTCAAATCTAAGtactatttcttcttcttcttcaatttcttcaaacTCTTACATGAGCCCAAGAAGAGAAATATTTACTTTGTGGATGAAATCTCTAGTCTACCATGGAAATGGCTGCACTGTTTATGATTCAAAAGGCCAAATTGTTTACCGAATTGACAACTACAACATAAAACGTAGCAAGGAAGTCCATCTCATGGATTCCAATGGCAGGGTTCTCTTTTCTATTCGAAATAGG AAAGTTCCAGTTTTTGGACATTGGGATGGCTATAAATGGAGTTACGAAGGAGTGACTAGTAAGGAGATACCATGGTTTCAAGTGAAGAAAATTCACAATGTCCTTAGGGAAGATAATATGAATTACTATAATGTTATATTGGGATGTAATCAAGCTGAAGCAAACTGCTATAATATTATCCTTGGaataaaatcaattaagattGTGACCCAAGTAAGCAGACTTGTTGCAGAG GTAAAACAAAAACAAGCAACTTCAGGAGTACTATTTGGAAGTGATGTATTAACATTGGTGGTGGAACCTCATGTTGATAACTCATTGGTCATGGCTCTTGTTACTGTTTGTGGTCTCATACATCACAAAATTTGA